In Methanocalculus alkaliphilus, one DNA window encodes the following:
- the fhcD gene encoding formylmethanofuran--tetrahydromethanopterin N-formyltransferase: MEYNGVIIENTYAEGFPTWVSRVIITAVTKEWAYKAAVEATGFATSTIGCPAEAGIERFVPAEETPDGRPGYAILICVGKKKLKEQLVERIAECVLTAPTTAAFNGLDAEEKLPVKLHFFGDGYESKVTVGDRDCWSIPIMGGDFIIEEEYGAVKGVAGGNFLILGENQMAALVAAEAAVDAIALVPGVITPFPGGIVSSGSKVGSKKYKFMGASTNEAFCPTIREKVEGTEVPEGVGSIYEIVIDGVDEAAVKAAMAAGVKAACKVPGVKQISAGNYGGSLGPFKFQLHELF, translated from the coding sequence ATGGAGTACAATGGAGTCATTATTGAGAATACCTACGCAGAAGGGTTCCCGACCTGGGTCTCCCGCGTAATCATAACCGCAGTGACGAAGGAATGGGCCTACAAGGCAGCAGTGGAAGCAACCGGATTTGCGACATCCACCATCGGATGCCCCGCTGAGGCCGGCATCGAGCGGTTCGTTCCTGCAGAAGAGACCCCCGACGGCCGGCCAGGCTATGCCATCCTTATCTGTGTCGGAAAGAAGAAGCTGAAGGAGCAGCTTGTTGAGCGTATCGCCGAGTGTGTTCTGACAGCCCCGACGACTGCGGCATTCAATGGTCTTGATGCAGAAGAGAAACTTCCGGTGAAGCTTCACTTCTTCGGTGACGGGTATGAGTCCAAGGTGACCGTTGGTGACCGTGACTGCTGGTCGATCCCGATCATGGGTGGCGACTTCATCATCGAGGAGGAGTACGGAGCAGTGAAGGGTGTTGCTGGTGGAAACTTCCTGATATTAGGTGAAAACCAGATGGCAGCCCTCGTTGCAGCAGAGGCAGCGGTCGATGCAATCGCCCTCGTACCCGGTGTCATCACCCCCTTCCCCGGTGGCATTGTCTCAAGCGGCTCAAAAGTCGGGAGCAAGAAGTACAAGTTCATGGGAGCCTCCACCAACGAGGCATTCTGTCCGACCATCCGTGAGAAGGTCGAGGGTACCGAAGTTCCTGAAGGTGTCGGTTCGATCTACGAGATCGTCATCGATGGTGTCGATGAGGCAGCCGTGAAGGCAGCGATGGCGGCCGGTGTCAAAGCGGCATGCAAGGTACCTGGTGTCAAACAGATCTCTGCTGGAAACTACGGCGGATCCCTCGGTCCCTTCAAGTTCCAGCTTCATGAACTCTTCTAA